TTAATAATTCTATTTCTTTATATTTTACCATATCTAAAATAAATTTTTACAATAAAAAAGACCCCGAAAGGTCTTTAATAAATGTTTCTCTATTAATCTATCAACTGATATTTTTGTATATTATAGATTTTCTTTCCCCTTGACTCCTGATAAAACCCTGCCATTTTATAGTTACCAGGCTTTAGTTTATAAGCACATACAGCGTAATCCTCATTATCTATTAAATAAGAAAATAATAAACTTCCTCCAACTTTGATCTTATACCCCTTAGTATAAAGATTTCCAACTCTTTCTACAACAAGTTTATTCTCTTCCTTGTTTTCAACTGATAAAAATTTATTATAAAATCTTTCTAACCCTTTTTCTTTAAAAATATAGTTATACAAAACATCTAAATCTTTTTGACTTTTTATCTCATCATGAGCTGTTGTATTTCTACCTACTATAAGTTTTTTTCTATAGAGTTCCTGTATAAATTTTTTATAATTTTTATTTAAAAACAACTCATTTGCCATTATTCCCAGGCCAAAACCATTTTCCTTATAGATTGCTCTTACAGTAAATTCCAAAGCTTTAGAAAATTTAAAATACGCAGCATCTATATCCACCCCTGCCTTGTAGTGGTAAAGTCCCATACCAATCATTCTCACTACATCTTCTGGAAGAGATTCCATCTCATTACGAGCATAATCTATACATCCTTCTATTTTTAATTCAGCTTTAGCTATTTTTTTAGTTTCAGTGTCAATTCTCTTCTCTTTCTCTTCATCTTTTTTTATTTCTTCTGTCATTTCAGTTTCAGCATTCTTTTTAATTGCTCTATATCTTTCAACCTTATTCTTTTGAAAATGCTCACTGCACACTAAGGTATTTGAATATATGATATCTTCAACACTTATATTTTTATCATATTCAAATTCAGTTAAATATTTCTCATCAATGCTCTTTATATATTTGTTTGGTTCCCCTACAGAAAAAATAAACAGATATTCCATTGCTCTTGTCATCTGTACATAATAGCATTTAGCTATCTCTTCGTCACTCTTATTAAAATTTATAAATTCATTATTTGTTCCAAGCATAAAAATAATCTTAGCTTCTAGCCCTTTAACATTTTGTGTATTGGAAAATCTTACTTTTCCTTTATAAAAGTCCCTTGCTGATTCCTCTGTGCTATTTAGCTCCTTACAACGCTGTGGGGTTATTATTGCACTTTCTACTCCAACTTTATCCAATGCCTCTATATATGGTTGTGCAGTTGCAGTATCATTTGGAACTACTAAAATATCTAACGGGTCATACTCTTTTTTACTTAAAAAACTCTTTACAATTGTTGCAAATACTCCTGCTTCTTCATCAACGCTATCAAATTTAACTAAAAATGGTTTAACACCTTCATCACTTTGTCCAAATATTGGATTTACTATAAGCTCATTCTTATCACTTTTTTCTTGAAATCTTGATAGCAAGCTATAAGCACACTGATGAATCTGCTTTGTACTTCTATAACTAAAACTTAAAGTTTTTACACTTTTTCTACCATCTATCCCTATATCTTTAAAGGAATTTATTCCTGCAAAACATGTAAAATCATATAAGCTTTGTGACACATCATATAGAAAAGTCAAAGATTTAATCTCTCTAAAAATCTCAATTATTTTAAGCATTATCTTTATCTTAGTTCTTGTAAAATCCTGACTTTCATCAATAATGATACTATGTATTCTTTCTAATTTCTTAAAGAGTTTTGGAGCATTTTTTTTAGCTTCCTCCATATCGTCCATTTTAGAAATTGATTCCAATTCACGTAAAAACCAGTTGTACATGTCCAATCCATCTATCTTTTCATCATCAGATAGCATTTTTCTATATTCACACAGTACTTTTAAAAATTTTTCTCTTTCACTTTTCAGTAGCCTTTTTTTTCTATTTTTTCTATTTACAATTAAGTATTCTGCTTTGTTAAAATTATTAGACATAATATATTCAAATTCATCAAATATAAAAGATGTTTCATATTTTGTATCCTTAAAGCTATCTAGCACAAATTTTCTGTATTGCCCTTCTTTATACCACTCATGGTTAAAAAAACCTATTTGATAGTTTGGGTGTGTTTTTAAAAACATATCTTTTATCATTCCATAAACAAATCCATCATAAGTTTTAAAGTCAATTGAACTATTAGTTGACTCACCAA
This genomic stretch from Fusobacterium sp. DD2 harbors:
- a CDS encoding UvrD-helicase domain-containing protein is translated as MGIELTDEQKKVVNFDDRLLIIKGAAGSGKTLVGLDRAHKMVNDRTYSLFDTEKKVVFLTYNNSLINELKDKYESYFGESTNSSIDFKTYDGFVYGMIKDMFLKTHPNYQIGFFNHEWYKEGQYRKFVLDSFKDTKYETSFIFDEFEYIMSNNFNKAEYLIVNRKNRKKRLLKSEREKFLKVLCEYRKMLSDDEKIDGLDMYNWFLRELESISKMDDMEEAKKNAPKLFKKLERIHSIIIDESQDFTRTKIKIMLKIIEIFREIKSLTFLYDVSQSLYDFTCFAGINSFKDIGIDGRKSVKTLSFSYRSTKQIHQCAYSLLSRFQEKSDKNELIVNPIFGQSDEGVKPFLVKFDSVDEEAGVFATIVKSFLSKKEYDPLDILVVPNDTATAQPYIEALDKVGVESAIITPQRCKELNSTEESARDFYKGKVRFSNTQNVKGLEAKIIFMLGTNNEFINFNKSDEEIAKCYYVQMTRAMEYLFIFSVGEPNKYIKSIDEKYLTEFEYDKNISVEDIIYSNTLVCSEHFQKNKVERYRAIKKNAETEMTEEIKKDEEKEKRIDTETKKIAKAELKIEGCIDYARNEMESLPEDVVRMIGMGLYHYKAGVDIDAAYFKFSKALEFTVRAIYKENGFGLGIMANELFLNKNYKKFIQELYRKKLIVGRNTTAHDEIKSQKDLDVLYNYIFKEKGLERFYNKFLSVENKEENKLVVERVGNLYTKGYKIKVGGSLLFSYLIDNEDYAVCAYKLKPGNYKMAGFYQESRGKKIYNIQKYQLID